The Chitinophagales bacterium genomic sequence TCCAGCACAAAGTTGTCGCTTACGGCTATCTTGTCGATAATGCGGTGAGATGCTATGTCATTGGCGTAATCGCATACCACTATTTTTGAATTCTTGATCTCATTGGTCAGCGCAAACCCGAATAGTATGATCTGGGCTATAGGCATACCAAAGAGCAGCAACAATGTTTTCGGATCGCGAAAAACATGGTAGAACTCCTTTCGTACAAATATCATGAACTGTTTCATTCCTAATCAGCTTTACGTTGTGCGCCCCTGGCCAACTCAAAGAACACTTCGTCCATTGTTTCGGCAGAGAATTGTTTTTTCAGGTTGGTAGGGGTATCCAGTGCTTTTATTACACCGTCCACCATCATCGATATCCTGTTGCAGTATTCCGCTTCATCCATATAGTGGGTAGTCACGAATACGGTAATACCCCTGTCGGCAGCGCTGTATATCATATCCCAGAACTGCCTGCGCGTTACAGGGTCTACGCCACCGGTCGGTTCGTCCAGGAAAACAATAGCCGGATCGTGGATGATAGCTACAGAAAAAGCCAGTTTTTGTTTCCAGCCTAATGGCAATGAGCTCACCAGTTGGTTGGCAACCTTTTCTAATCCCAGTGTCTCAACCAGGTGTTTACTTTTCTCTTTTATCTCTTTCGCGCTCAATCCGTATATCCCGCCAAAGAAACGTATGTTCTCCCTTACGGTCAGATCCTCGTATAGTGAGAACTTCTGGCTCATATAGCCTATGTTCTTTTTTATCTCTTCGGTCTCTTTATATACGTCAAATCCTGCTATGGTTGCCTCGCCCGATGATGGTATAGACAGCCCGCAGAGCATTCGCATGGCTGTTGTCTTCCCCGCGCCGTTTGCTCCCAGGAAACCGAATATCTCTCCCTTATACACATCGAACGTTATCTCATTCGTGGCGATGAAATTCCCGAACTTCTTGGTCAGTTTATTCGTTTTGATCACTACTTCCTCTGTCATTGCCTAATTCATCAGTTTTATAAAACAATCTTCAATGGTCGGTGTCACTTCTTTTATCTCTATATGCCCGTGTCCTTTGTCTTCAAGAAATTTCTTTATCTCAGCACCGTCGTAATGCGCCCTATCTTTAAAGGTTATATGGTGATATTCACCGAATGCGTTGCAACTGCTTATCTGTTCGCTGCTTCGCAGGTCCTGTAGTAGTTTGCTCATTTTATCCGCCTTGACGGCATACAACGTCTCCGGGTAATCAGCTATGATATTACCAGGTGTGTCTATCGACATGATATTGCCATCCTGTATCAGGGCTATACGCTCACAAAGGGTAGCCTCATCCATGTATGGGGTAGAAACCAATATGGTGATACCTTGTTCCTTCAGCCGTTTCAGCATCTCCCAGAACTCTTTTCTCGATACTGCATCCACACCCGTTGTAGGTTCGTCCAGGAACAGTACTTTGGGTTTGTGTATCAAAGCGCAGCACAACGCCAGTTTCTGTTTCATACCACCCGATAACTTTCCCGCCCGCCTGTCTTTGAAAGGCTCTATCTGTACATATATGTCTTTTACAAGGTCGTAGTTCTCTTTAATGGATGTATTAAATACCGTTGCGAAGAAATGCAGGTTCTCTTCTACGGTCAGATCCTGGTACAGCGAGAATTTCCCGGGCATATAACCTACGTTCTTGCGGATGGTCCTGTAATCATTCACTATGTCCAGCCCGTTCACGCTTGCAGTACCACTATCCGGCAGCAGCAGGGTGGTCAGCATACGGAAGATGCTGGTCTTGCCCGCACCGTCCGGTCCTATCAGCCCAAACAGTTCCCCTTTCTCTACGGAGAAGGATACGCTGTTCACCGCTTTTACGGTTCCCTTTTCGTAGGTCTTGGTAATGTTTTCGAGTACTACGTCTGTCATTACAGGAATTTTATTTCGCCGTACATACCAATTTTGTAACTGCCATCGTTCTTCACTTTTACTTTTATAGCATATACCATATTGGCACGCTCGTCTTTTGTCTGTATGGTTTTTGGCGTAAACTCTGCTTTGTCGTTGATCCAGGTTATTACACCTTCGGTCTCTTTAAATCCGCCATCACCATCATCTGTCATCACTTTTACCTTGTCGTTCAGTTTTACCTTCGGTAGCTGATTGCCTGTGATATAAGCCCTCAGGGTAATGCTCGACAGGTCTGCTATTTTGTACAGTGCCTTACCCACATTAGCCATTTCATTAACCTCTGCATATTTGGTCAGCACGGTTCCTTTTACCGGGTTGATGATCGTGCATTTACGCAACTGGTCGTTCAGTTGTTCTATCTGTACACGTATCGGAGTTACTTCTTTTGTAATACCTTCCGATGAGATATTAAGTGACGATTTTTGCGCGGCTATCTGTTTTTCCAGCACGCTGATGTTAGCATTGATATCGTCTAATTGTTTTTGGGTAGCGGCATCTCCTTTCACCAGGTTGGTGATACGTTTCTGCTCTCTTTCTGCCACACGCAACTGCTCCTGCAGCGATGCCAGTTGCACCGGCACATCCGGCCTTTTACTCAACAGCGCGTCTATCTGAGTTTCCAGTTGTTTTTTCTTCAGGTATATCTGTGTGCTGTCTATATAACCGACTACCTCATCGGCTTTCAGCGATTGCCCTTCCTCTAAGTCAAACTGTTGTATAGTGCCCATTGCTTCGGCAGAGATGATGGTCTCCTCCGCTTCAAACGAACCAGACGCGTCAAACTTGTTCTTGCCGCTGTTGCAGGCCGAAGCGAATAATATCGCCCCTGATATACTTGCTAATATGAATGTCTTGCGCATTATTATGATGTTTATTTTTATCTGAATTAATTACCTGAAGTTGTTTGTACGTTATACTGTGCCAGTAGTAGTTGTATCCTGTGTATCAGCAGGTTTTGCCTGGCTTTGTCTTCTGCATTCACAGCCGTGATATAATCATTGGATGTGGCTGTACCATATTCCAGTTGATTTTTGGTCGCATTTTTTACACTTTCCCTTAATGATATGATGTCGTTATCCGTATCTATCAGCTCCTGCGCTTTCTGCACTTCTGAGTTCTGTTGTTCCAGTGCCAGGTTGGTGTTAAACAGGAATACCTCTTTTTGCACGTCAACAGCTTTGCGGTTCAGGTCGATGATCTTCTTTTCTTT encodes the following:
- a CDS encoding ABC transporter ATP-binding protein, which gives rise to MTEEVVIKTNKLTKKFGNFIATNEITFDVYKGEIFGFLGANGAGKTTAMRMLCGLSIPSSGEATIAGFDVYKETEEIKKNIGYMSQKFSLYEDLTVRENIRFFGGIYGLSAKEIKEKSKHLVETLGLEKVANQLVSSLPLGWKQKLAFSVAIIHDPAIVFLDEPTGGVDPVTRRQFWDMIYSAADRGITVFVTTHYMDEAEYCNRISMMVDGVIKALDTPTNLKKQFSAETMDEVFFELARGAQRKAD
- a CDS encoding ABC transporter ATP-binding protein, with protein sequence MTDVVLENITKTYEKGTVKAVNSVSFSVEKGELFGLIGPDGAGKTSIFRMLTTLLLPDSGTASVNGLDIVNDYRTIRKNVGYMPGKFSLYQDLTVEENLHFFATVFNTSIKENYDLVKDIYVQIEPFKDRRAGKLSGGMKQKLALCCALIHKPKVLFLDEPTTGVDAVSRKEFWEMLKRLKEQGITILVSTPYMDEATLCERIALIQDGNIMSIDTPGNIIADYPETLYAVKADKMSKLLQDLRSSEQISSCNAFGEYHHITFKDRAHYDGAEIKKFLEDKGHGHIEIKEVTPTIEDCFIKLMN
- a CDS encoding efflux RND transporter periplasmic adaptor subunit, giving the protein MRKTFILASISGAILFASACNSGKNKFDASGSFEAEETIISAEAMGTIQQFDLEEGQSLKADEVVGYIDSTQIYLKKKQLETQIDALLSKRPDVPVQLASLQEQLRVAEREQKRITNLVKGDAATQKQLDDINANISVLEKQIAAQKSSLNISSEGITKEVTPIRVQIEQLNDQLRKCTIINPVKGTVLTKYAEVNEMANVGKALYKIADLSSITLRAYITGNQLPKVKLNDKVKVMTDDGDGGFKETEGVITWINDKAEFTPKTIQTKDERANMVYAIKVKVKNDGSYKIGMYGEIKFL